A section of the Primulina eburnea isolate SZY01 chromosome 1, ASM2296580v1, whole genome shotgun sequence genome encodes:
- the LOC140841169 gene encoding uncharacterized protein translates to MILLLFFFVCVLNIFGMDHAEMNKNNSTVIPAAFQGLRVLLVDNNTETLLNTALILEGYSYKVTTTELASVALSIVQERKDRFDLIMADFDMSEMDGIKFIESVQLIKDFPMLLMCSELKKDVVKEAMAKGACYFIRKPISSGKLRNVWQHVYKRRRIEVENTKDDQESVTESKKMIEHKGVDTVKGYAVGEQENEQLGFNDQIKNNLDKLVNAKQGTKLSEICIKKSLSAENDESELKRKRTRMASDDFEQENFMKPSGGIGKKAKGEERTGENIASLSSTTNLPLEFNEYISSIGEREMWPEAEGIQGVMVVPNSEELSNKFKGKLNSSYLAQELPVPAISDDAESYFTKIKDSGHFLTTFKSSLQEANTRKEENQFQTKENTTVELGEIKKATNVQPTASDMGGGSE, encoded by the exons ATGATAttgcttttatttttctttgtatGCGTGTTAAATATTTTTGGAATGGATCATGCCGAGATGAATAAGAACAACTCTACTGTTATCCCAGCAGCATTTCAAGGCCTACGGGTGCTACTGGTTGATAACAATACAGAAACCTTGTTAAACACAGCATTAATCCTAGAAGGCTATTCTTACAAAG TTACAACTACTGAACTTGCATCTGTGGCACTATCCATCGTCCAGGAACGTAAAGATCGGTTTGATCTTATCATGGCTGATTTCGACATGTCTGAAATGGACGGTATCAAGTTTATTGAGAGCGTACAGTTAATTAAAGACTTTCCGATGCTAT TGATGTGTTCTGAACTAAAGAAGGATGTGGTGAAAGAAGCCATGGCTAAGGGGGCATGCTACTTTATTAGAAAACCGATTTCCTCAGGGAAACTCAGGAATGTATGGCAGCATGTTTACAAAAGGAGAAGGATTGAAGTGGAAAATACCAAAGATGATCAAGAAAGTGTAACTGAAAGTAAGAAAATGATCGAGCATAAAGGAGTTGATACTGTGAAGGGATATGCCGTAGGTGAACAGGAAAACGAACAACTGGGGTTCAACGATCAAATTAAGAATAACCTTGACAAACTAGTCAATGCAAAACAAGGAACTAAATTGTCAGAAATCTGCATAAAGAAGTCTCTGTCAGCAGAAAATGATGAATCAGAACtcaaaagaaaaagaacaagaaTGGCCAGCGATGACTTTGAACAAGAGAATTTTATGAAGCCTTCTGGAGGTATAGGGAAGAAAGCGAAAGGCGAAGAGAGAACCGGTGAAAATATTGCAAGCTTGAGCTCGACCACAAATCTTCCGCTCGAGTTCAATGAATATATCAGTTCAATAGGAGAGAGAG AAATGTGGCCTGAAGCTGAAGGGATACAAGGAGTGATGGTGGTGCCTAATTCTGAGGAATTATCCAACAAATTTAAAGGGAAGCTTAATTCTAGCTACCTGGCACAGGAGTTACCTGTTCCTGCTATATCAGATGATGCAGAAAGTTATTTCACCAAAATTAAGGATTCAGGCCACTTCCTGACGACTTTTAAGAGTTCGCTTCAAGAAGCAAATACCAGAAAGGAAGAAAACCAAttccaaacaaaagaaaatacaaCGGTAGAACTCGGTGAAATAAAGAAAGCAACCAATGTCCAACCTACTGCAAGTGATATGGGAGGAGGTTCTGAATAG
- the LOC140841175 gene encoding E3 ubiquitin-protein ligase RHA2A-like has product MKLLEKNLTRQKRRKMGLLHNQISESDSILIFTVIVIAKSVRYLHSIVSTMMRTIGLLSPLCDPPDDHHHHQVYDVVGSGLANLILLCDQLSMNRELSFPVQPDDFDSDCVVCLNRLGDEGDYVRELACGHMFHKDCFAGWLDQLNFNCPICRQPLAQDGRLDCTQRRLADDLLSSS; this is encoded by the coding sequence ATGAAGCTTTTAGAAAAAAACCTAACACGACAGAAGAGAAGAAAAATGGGTTTATTACACAACCAAATCTCCGAGTCCGACTCAATCCTAATCTTCACGGTCATCGTCATCGCCAAGAGCGTACGTTATCTGCACTCCATCGTCTCCACTATGATGCGCACCATCGGCCTCCTGTCTCCCCTCTGCGATCCGCCGGATGATCATCATCACCACCAAGTCTATGACGTGGTAGGGTCCGGTCTAGCCAACTTAATTCTCCTCTGCGATCAGCTGAGCATGAACCGGGAATTATCATTCCCGGTTCAGCCAGATGACTTCGATTCGGATTGCGTCGTGTGCCTGAATCGACTGGGAGATGAAGGAGACTACGTGCGAGAGTTGGCATGCGGACACATGTTCCACAAGGATTGCTTTGCAGGCTGGCTCGATCAGCTCAACTTCAACTGCCCCATTTGCCGTCAGCCGTTGGCGCAGGATGGTCGCTTGGATTGCACGCAGAGGCGCTTGGCTGATGATCTCCTTTCGTCTTCTTAA